TGCTGCTGACTCGGGGCTGGCGAAGGTACATAATCGGCCTCGGAATTGCAGGGCTATATTTGTTGTGATGTTGACTGCCGGTTGCCTCAAGTTATATGACAACGAGTTAGTACTGATATAATTCTTGCAAGACTGCCCTATTCTGTAATCTCTTGGTAGTACTGGCTTTTGCCCAACTGCACTGGAACGAGTTCACGTTTCCAACTATGTATTATAAAAAGCCGCAAGACCGTCAAGGAATATTGCCAATAGAGAACTAGAGACATTATCAGATAGCCTGTCGAGTTTGTGGGCTAATGCGCAGGGTTGTGAATGGAAATTGAGTAACAACAGCCTATCTTAGCGTCCAAGGCCTACGGCAATGGACGGTTGGATTCAATGCAGACTCCATGATCTCAGTTACTCCTAATACAGTCAGACTGAGTTGTGATGGTAGCACAGGCTCTTTCACCAATTCCAATAACAAAGACAAGTTGGGGATTCTACTGGCTGCAGTCACTGGACATTTCAATATTTCTTCAAAGGCTCGAAACATTAAAACTAATAAAGAGGAGCTGTATTCTTTCACGCCAGAAGTAGCCAGCCTCTGCGCTATCTGCGATTCAGCCAGACATAAAAGCCGGCTCCCTTCCACGGCCGGATATCTCGTCTTAGATCCACAACTCCCTACATTTCATCATTGACACCATTAAAATCCGCAAACTAACGCTCAAATACTCCAACATGCGCTCCCCCATTCCCAGCATCATTCTTGCCATTTTTGCCCTGGTGGCACTGGCGTCTGCTGTACGTTTCCCAGCAACAACTCAGGAACACTGCTAACTAGATTGACTGTATAGCACCCAACCGGCGACGCAGCCAATACCAAAAGCCTCTCCGACGACAACAAGATCGATGGCTCTGTGAATGCTACCCTCGCAGCACGTTCGGGGGTTAAGCGTCACGATATCGAGTGCCAGCCCACCGGTTGGGACAACGGCAAGAAGAAAGACCTCGAACGCGCGATCAAGTACATCCGGAAGGAGAGACCCAAAGGCAAGCCCGACGTCCCCAAACTCGCGGGCGAGAGTGGCCAGACTGCGGCGTGCGTGGGCCATACCAAGGTCAAGTGGTTAAACGATGTGAGTATACCTGCTCTCTGATGCCATTTTTGAGAGAGAGATTGAAGGTTGCTAACGTGAGAGATTAGAATAAGGACAAGTTCACTTTGCCTTCGTGGGATAATGTCGCCGATGGTGCTCAGGTTATCCTTAACTCGTGCGATGACAAAGGGGTCTCAGGAGAACTGAATCATGGCGACCACTGGAGGGTTCAGGTCTATTATGAGGATTGCTACATGCAGCCTGGCTCTGACTACTAGTCTATTCCTAGTGCTGTACTTGCTGCTATCGTGGACGTCCATTTACTTAACCCTGGACGGGACCAGGCTGTGCCTGGTCTATGCTAGTCAGTTGACTCTGAATAGGAATACATTAACACCCTTATAATTCATCGTGGGTTCAATCAAGAAAGACAATTCTTCATCACGGTTGCGTAGGTGGTGTTTGATGGCAACAACATTACAACGCTTGGTTAGTATAAGTAGAAACGTAAGAAcagacagcagcagtccATTCAAGCCATAAATTCGCATAAATTAAGTTCCCGTACAAACGCGCTCCGAAAACTATGGAGGTAGGTAGCATATCGAGGCAGGGGCGCTGTCAGTGTGCACTTCTACTTTGGCGGCCATTTGTTGTGGGTTGGAGAGGATTCAGACACCAATAATCTACTTAAGGCGTCAAGAAATAGCGAGAATATAACCAGGGCATTGTGATATCCTGATACGCATCCGCACATTTGGTATGAGTCTGGTTCCACCAAATCCCACTCTCTTATTCGTCTCTCTGACCCACAATAAAGATGCACTTTGCCGGATCGAGAGGGCGAGAGCGAAGCAGTTGGAGTCCCCAACATTCGACAATCATCTTAAAGCATCCACCCCGCCAACTCTCTGCAACCGAACTCGACATATCGTCAACCATAATCTCTGAAATTAAAATGGCATCGCAACAGGAATTGAGGAACGCTTACGTCGGCAAGGACGTCAGCGATGTGCCCAAGCCAGCCATCGTTCTCGACCAGGCCATCATACGACGACACTGCAAGGATATGCTGCGGACCGTGAAGGCCCTCGATGTCGGATTCAGGGCTCACGTCAAGTCGCATAAGGTAATTTCCTCCTGTATTACTCAATCAGACCTAAACTAACCGTAATTAGACAAATGAGATCGCTGAAATGCAAGTGGCAGACAAGGACATCCCCGCCAATTTCATCGCATCGACAGTCCTGGAGATTGAAACCTTGGTCCCATTGCTGAAAAAGATCCAGGCTGAGGGCCGTTCTGTGAATGTTCTGTATGGAATCCCACTCGTGCCGTCCCAGGTCAACCGGCTGGCCAAGGCAGCCCTCGCCATTGGCAAAGGGAGTGTCTCGGTGATGATCGACCACCCAGACCAGATCCCCCACCTGGAGCGATTTTTCGCGATCACTGGATTCCCAGCGCTTGTGTTCGTCAAGGTCGATACGGGATATCACCGGGCGGGCTTGCCCCCGACTGCACTGAACAAGGGTGGCTTGCTTGAGAGGCTGGCGGATGCAGAGCAAAATGGATATGCAAGCCTGTTGGGTGTTTATTCGCACAGTAGTCTCAGCTACGCCGGTACCACTCCCGACCAGGCGATGGCATATCTGGTTAGTGAGATTGTTGGATGCAAGGAGGCCCTCGAGCACCATCTGCAGCTGTTCACCCCTGGGCGAGAGGAATTGGTTATCAGCGTCGGTGCGACTCCTCAGGCACTGTCCTCCCAGAACCTGACCCCGGAGGAGGGCAGTTCCCAGTCTACCCAGGCCATAGAGTTGAAAGAATTGCTGCATAACCCACTTGCAAAGGATATTGGTGTCAAGGTCAAAGTCGAGATCCATGCTGGCGTATATCCACTGCTAGACATGCAACAAGTCTCAACGAACGCTAGATGGAAGAGCAGTGGCccggagaaggagattgcaaTTTCCGTGCTGGCCGAAGTCTGCAGCGTCTATAACGACGGGGAGAGGGCGAAACCTGAGGCTCTTCTCGCCGCGGGCACTTTGGCGCTGGGAAGAGAACCATGCCCTAGCTATCCGGGCTGGGGAGTGGTGTCGTCGTGGCGACAGGAAGATACATTGCGAGGCGCATCGTCTCGATTGATTGTGGAACGTATCAGCCAGGAGCACTCTATTGTGTCGTGGGAGGGCCACGATGCACAAGTGCAAAAGGTTCCTTTCAGTGTTGGGCAGGTCGTGAAGATCTTCCCGAATCATGCGTGTGTTGCAGCTGCGTTCTACGCATTCTACTTTGTCGTGGACTCAGATCGGGATGCTGGTGCGGCGGAGATTGTGGACGTCTGGGTGAGGTCGAGAGGCAGTGATGTTACTGAATCGGCGTTGCTCTCGCGAGTTCAATAGATCCTCTTTAGATGTATTAGAAGTTTACAGGCATTTCCAACTGGAACATTTCTATCTTTCAGTTAAACTAGATCTAATGGCCAGACCAGGCCACATCTTGCTATATTGGGTGCGCGCATGTTCCTACTGGAATAGCGCTCTCGGATGTTGCCGAGGGCCCAGTCCCAAAGAGGAAGGCAGTACGAGCCCCTCCGCCCCTCGTATTCGGCAGGGACTCCGATAAGGTTGGGGTTCATGCTACTAttttccatcttccatctGTCGTGCGAGGCAGGGTTCATCCGGGCCGTGCTTAGAGTTCAGTTACTTAATCCATTCCCACAACTTCCCTCTTTCTCGCTCCTTTCCTTGTGTCCCTCCCAGTTCCCGCTTTTATCGACCACCTCTGGAGAAAAAGACCATTCACCATGGACAACGCTCATCTCGCGAGGGCTTCGGCCTCAAGTTCCCGCGCGGCGATGCTGCTCGATCAGATACACAACGAGTTTCAGCACCAGTTCCGCGCTACCGCTGAAGCTGAGTATAAGTGTGCGTCATCCGCTTTTTCCCACCCTGGACGTTGCCCCACGTTTCCCCATCGCGTTTCCCTCATTCATTGCTTCGAGCCCCCACTCAGCCTCTGTATCCAGCGGAACAACCTTGCTTTTCTCAAGGATCTTATTTCTTCAAATATTGTTTTCCTTCCTAGCATTCAATCTCTACCCCGTTTTGTTGTCAAATATCTCCCAATGGCGCATCCGTTGAAGAATAGAATACTCTCCCTAGTCTCCCCCATCTCCTGCATCGCACCTTTCCTCAGCAGTGAGGCGAGAGGTTGCTTTCCCTGGAATAACTGCTGATAGGACCATCTAGTGTCCTGTCAAGCTCATGAAATGGAAAGGCTTCAAGATAGGTTGAAAGAGTTACAAACGGCGCAGCTGAAGATGCAAGAGGAGTAAGCGTTCTCCACCCTCCGAGACCCTCCCCTCCAGACTCTCTAACACTGAAATGTTCTTGGCTCAGGTATGACGCAGAAATTCGGGGCTTGCACTATCAGCTCCGATCTAGTGGCGTACCAATTGTTTCCAACCTTACCCCTGCCGTTGCCCAGCAGGCGGTGCCGTCATTATCACAGAACCTTTTTGGAGAATACCGAAACGGCATGTAATAACTGGAATTGAACTACATCTCATAGTATCTAATGCTGCTTGTGTCTCGTTTTGTTACAGGTTACGGCGCGCCGCCTCCCACTGCTTCGCCTGACACTGGCTTGCGACCTAGTACTCCTCCAGATTCCGCAGACGACCAGAAGACTAAGCCGTCACCCTCTCGCGAGCCTCAACCTACCATATCGGGGAATTTGAGTCTAATCGATCTGCCCAACTCCCGAAAGAAAGAGGGAAGCGGCTGGTATGCCGTATTCAACCCCGAGGTGCCACGGGTGCTGGATGTAGAACTTGTCCATCATTTTGCCCATGACAGCGTGGCATCCTGCGTCAGCTTCAGCCCTGATGGCAAATATCTTGCAACAGGTTGTAATCGGCTGGCTCGGATCTTCGACGTAACAACAGGGGAGAATATTATCACTCTGCAGGATGACAACCTTAGCAAGAGCGACGACGCCTATGTCCGGAGCGTTTGCTTTAGCCCTGACGGAAAGTACCTCGCGACCGGTGGGGAGGACAGAAAATTGAAGGTACGGCTTGAATAATTCTGTATCCCAGGCAATTTTACCGTCCAGCGTGATCTGTGATGTTTGCTTGCTGTTGTAAGACCGTTGAAGCTGACTGCGCTGCCGTTGTAGGTGTGGGGCATTGGTGCCGGTAAAATCAAGCATACCTTTTCCGGACATGAGCAAGATATCTACTCCGTAGCCTTTGCGGGTGGTGGTCGATATATTGCGTCCGGTAGTGGAGACAAAACAGTCCGCGTCTGGGATGTTCAACGTGGTAAGCTTGTGTACACTTTTAATATTGAAGGTGGTGTGACTGCTGTTTCTGTCACACATGACGGTCGGTTTGTGGCCGCTGCATCGCTTGATATGAATGTCCAGATTTGGGACATTGCTAGTGGTACTAGGATAGAGCGGTTGGAGGGACCCGATGGCCACGAGAACAGCGTGTACTGTATTGCCTTTGCGCCCAGTGGTGGTCACATTGTCAGCGGAAGCCTTGACAATACCATGAAGCTCTGGGAGGTTGATATACCTCGGGCAGCATTTCCAAATGGTGGAACTGGGCGTTCTGTGCGAACTTTCAAAGGCCACAAGGTGAAAGGACACACACACTGATATCTCATTTTATCGCCACGATTACTAACAATGGGCTTCAGGATTTCGTTCTCACGGCCTGCTGGACCCCCCATGGCAACTGGATTATAAGCGGCTCGAAGGATCAAGGATTGCAGTTCTGGGATCCAGTTACCGCTACTCCGCAAATGCTTCTTCAAGGGCATAAAAACTCCGGTTTGTCCTGGTGTCCTACTATCTTTTGGGCCCATCTGACATGAATCTAGTTCTCTCTGTTGCGGTTAGTAGCACAGATAATCTGTTTGCTACTGGTAGTGGTGACAGGTGTGCAAGG
This sequence is a window from Aspergillus puulaauensis MK2 DNA, chromosome 6, nearly complete sequence. Protein-coding genes within it:
- a CDS encoding uncharacterized protein (COG:E;~EggNog:ENOG410PH2G;~InterPro:IPR026956,IPR029066,IPR042208,IPR001608;~PFAM:PF01168,PF14031); the protein is MASQQELRNAYVGKDVSDVPKPAIVLDQAIIRRHCKDMLRTVKALDVGFRAHVKSHKTNEIAEMQVADKDIPANFIASTVLEIETLVPLLKKIQAEGRSVNVLYGIPLVPSQVNRLAKAALAIGKGSVSVMIDHPDQIPHLERFFAITGFPALVFVKVDTGYHRAGLPPTALNKGGLLERLADAEQNGYASLLGVYSHSSLSYAGTTPDQAMAYLVSEIVGCKEALEHHLQLFTPGREELVISVGATPQALSSQNLTPEEGSSQSTQAIELKELLHNPLAKDIGVKVKVEIHAGVYPLLDMQQVSTNARWKSSGPEKEIAISVLAEVCSVYNDGERAKPEALLAAGTLALGREPCPSYPGWGVVSSWRQEDTLRGASSRLIVERISQEHSIVSWEGHDAQVQKVPFSVGQVVKIFPNHACVAAAFYAFYFVVDSDRDAGAAEIVDVWVRSRGSDVTESALLSRVQ
- a CDS encoding uncharacterized protein (SECRETED:SignalP(1-21)) is translated as MRSPIPSIILAIFALVALASAHPTGDAANTKSLSDDNKIDGSVNATLAARSGVKRHDIECQPTGWDNGKKKDLERAIKYIRKERPKGKPDVPKLAGESGQTAACVGHTKVKWLNDNKDKFTLPSWDNVADGAQVILNSCDDKGVSGELNHGDHWRVQVYYEDCYMQPGSDY
- the TUP1_2 gene encoding general transcription repressor (COG:S;~EggNog:ENOG410PFUA;~InterPro:IPR036322,IPR015943,IPR001680,IPR019775, IPR020472,IPR013890,IPR017986;~PFAM:PF08581,PF00400;~go_function: GO:0005515 - protein binding [Evidence IEA]) yields the protein MDNAHLARASASSSRAAMLLDQIHNEFQHQFRATAEAEYKLSCQAHEMERLQDRLKELQTAQLKMQEEYDAEIRGLHYQLRSSGVPIVSNLTPAVAQQAVPSLSQNLFGEYRNGYGAPPPTASPDTGLRPSTPPDSADDQKTKPSPSREPQPTISGNLSLIDLPNSRKKEGSGWYAVFNPEVPRVLDVELVHHFAHDSVASCVSFSPDGKYLATGCNRLARIFDVTTGENIITLQDDNLSKSDDAYVRSVCFSPDGKYLATGGEDRKLKVWGIGAGKIKHTFSGHEQDIYSVAFAGGGRYIASGSGDKTVRVWDVQRGKLVYTFNIEGGVTAVSVTHDGRFVAAASLDMNVQIWDIASGTRIERLEGPDGHENSVYCIAFAPSGGHIVSGSLDNTMKLWEVDIPRAAFPNGGTGRSVRTFKGHKDFVLTACWTPHGNWIISGSKDQGLQFWDPVTATPQMLLQGHKNSVLSVAVSSTDNLFATGSGDRCARLWRYTTYTGQ